In Shinella sp. XGS7, a single genomic region encodes these proteins:
- the hutH gene encoding histidine ammonia-lyase — MSTITLTPGELTLEQLRQIRHGGVTLALHASATEAIRRSAAVVQAAAAGDAPVYGINTGFGKLASKRISKEELATLQRNLIRSHCVGVGEPLAPSVVRLMLATKAASLARGFSGVREAVVQALLDAFNAGLVPYVPAQGSVGASGDLAPLSHMTLALMGEGEMLVDGRRLPAAAELAKAGLKPLELQAKEGLALINGTQTSTALALEGLIRFEQVYASAIVSGALSLDAARGSDGPFDPRIHEVRGQPGQIEAARAYRQILAGSEIRQSHKEGDDRVQDPYCLRCQPQVMGACLDQARYVREVLLREANAVTDNPLVFANADGTAYMVSGGNFHAEPVALAADALACAISEVGAIAERRIAMLIDASVSRLPPFLTENAGLNSGFMIAHVTAAALASENKSLAHPASVDSLPTSANQEDHVSMATFGARRLGNMLDNTAHIIGIELLAASQGIEFLRPLRSSQALEELHALVRQHCRAMPSDHYLAPDIEAATRLVNGGDVARIAGQHSPLRVYP, encoded by the coding sequence ATGAGCACCATCACCCTCACCCCCGGCGAACTGACGCTGGAGCAACTGCGCCAGATCCGCCACGGCGGCGTCACCCTGGCCCTGCATGCCAGCGCGACCGAGGCCATACGCCGCAGCGCCGCCGTCGTGCAGGCCGCGGCGGCCGGCGACGCGCCGGTCTACGGCATCAACACCGGCTTCGGCAAACTCGCCTCCAAGCGCATCAGCAAGGAAGAGCTGGCCACCCTGCAGCGCAACCTGATCCGCTCCCACTGCGTGGGCGTGGGCGAGCCCCTGGCCCCCAGCGTGGTGCGCCTGATGCTGGCCACCAAGGCGGCCTCGCTGGCGCGCGGCTTCTCCGGCGTGCGCGAGGCCGTGGTCCAGGCCCTGCTGGATGCCTTCAACGCCGGCCTGGTGCCCTATGTGCCGGCCCAGGGCTCGGTGGGCGCCTCGGGCGACCTGGCCCCGCTCTCGCACATGACCCTGGCCCTGATGGGCGAGGGCGAGATGCTGGTGGACGGCCGGCGCCTGCCCGCCGCCGCCGAGCTGGCCAAGGCCGGCCTGAAGCCCCTGGAGCTGCAGGCCAAGGAGGGCCTGGCCCTGATCAACGGCACCCAGACCAGCACCGCCCTGGCCCTGGAAGGCCTGATCCGCTTCGAGCAGGTCTATGCCTCGGCCATCGTCTCCGGCGCCCTGAGCCTGGACGCCGCCCGCGGCAGCGACGGCCCCTTCGATCCGCGCATCCACGAGGTGCGCGGCCAGCCCGGCCAGATCGAGGCCGCCCGCGCCTACCGCCAGATCCTGGCCGGCAGCGAGATCCGCCAGTCCCACAAGGAAGGTGATGACCGCGTGCAGGACCCCTACTGCCTGCGCTGCCAGCCCCAGGTCATGGGCGCCTGCCTGGACCAGGCCCGCTATGTGCGCGAGGTGCTGCTGCGCGAGGCCAATGCGGTGACCGACAACCCCCTGGTCTTCGCCAATGCCGACGGCACGGCCTATATGGTCAGCGGTGGCAACTTCCACGCCGAGCCGGTGGCCCTGGCCGCCGACGCCCTGGCCTGCGCCATCTCCGAGGTGGGCGCCATCGCCGAGCGCCGCATTGCCATGCTGATCGACGCCAGCGTCTCCCGTCTGCCGCCCTTCCTGACCGAGAACGCCGGCTTGAACTCGGGCTTCATGATCGCCCACGTCACGGCCGCCGCCCTGGCCAGCGAGAACAAGAGCCTGGCCCACCCCGCCAGCGTGGACAGCCTGCCCACCAGCGCCAACCAGGAGGACCATGTCTCCATGGCCACCTTCGGCGCGCGCCGCCTGGGCAATATGCTGGACAACACGGCCCACATCATCGGCATCGAGCTGCTGGCCGCCAGCCAGGGCATCGAGTTCCTGCGCCCGCTGCGCAGCTCTCAGGCCCTCGAGGAGCTGCATGCCCTGGTCCGCCAGCATTGCCGCGCCATGCCCAGCGACCATTACCTGGCACCGGACATCGAGGCCGCCACCCGCCTGGTGAACGGGGGCGATGTGGCCCGCATCGCGGGCCAGCACAGCCCGCTGCGCGTCTACCCCTGA
- a CDS encoding ABC transporter substrate-binding protein, giving the protein MRRRPRLNLLGAVLAPLLGLALTPAAGAGDSAAPAAAAQNTGLPPPLQLCLSDFPPFNAAHLSEGGPLGRIAVQAFARAGLRAELRFMPWARVLKEGEAAQCLIAGLWRNPARDQLFAYAGPYYQVELGYFTLKDLARLPERLSDAQAVRLCVQRGTYLPEPLLPVQALLQMNTDLSGCLRMMGTGRVDMVFGARVAGQHYLDSPAGLDLRGHIAWRGPALEVKDHLLAIHKTHPQRDALIQAFNRGLAQLRADGSYQRLLQAGGLGTAQSP; this is encoded by the coding sequence ATGCGCCGTCGTCCCCGCCTGAACCTTCTGGGTGCCGTATTGGCCCCCCTCCTGGGCCTGGCCCTGACCCCAGCGGCGGGGGCCGGCGACAGCGCAGCCCCCGCAGCAGCAGCCCAAAACACGGGCCTGCCGCCGCCGCTGCAGCTCTGCCTCTCCGACTTCCCGCCCTTCAATGCCGCCCACCTCAGCGAGGGCGGGCCGCTCGGGCGTATCGCGGTGCAGGCTTTTGCACGCGCCGGCCTGCGGGCCGAGCTGCGTTTCATGCCCTGGGCTCGCGTGCTCAAGGAGGGCGAGGCGGCCCAGTGCCTGATCGCCGGGCTCTGGCGCAATCCGGCCCGCGACCAGCTCTTTGCCTACGCCGGCCCCTACTACCAGGTGGAGCTGGGCTACTTCACGCTCAAGGACCTAGCCCGCCTGCCCGAGCGCCTCAGCGACGCCCAGGCGGTGCGGCTGTGCGTGCAGCGCGGCACCTACCTGCCCGAGCCCCTGCTGCCGGTGCAGGCCCTGCTGCAGATGAACACCGACCTGAGCGGCTGCCTGCGCATGATGGGCACGGGCCGGGTGGACATGGTGTTTGGCGCGCGCGTGGCGGGCCAGCACTATCTGGACAGCCCGGCCGGCCTCGATCTGCGCGGCCATATCGCCTGGCGCGGTCCGGCCCTGGAGGTCAAGGACCATCTGCTGGCCATCCACAAGACCCATCCCCAGCGCGATGCGCTGATCCAGGCCTTCAACCGCGGCCTGGCCCAGCTGCGTGCCGACGGCAGCTATCAGCGCCTGCTCCAGGCCGGCGGCCTGGGCACGGCCCAAAGCCCCTGA
- a CDS encoding ABC transporter substrate-binding protein — protein MKQILSALVLAITALSTQAQEAKVGIGISGWTGFAPLTLAKEAGLFKKNGLDVTIKKIPQKDRHLAIASGDVQCAATTVETWIVWNANGVATTQIFQLDKSFGADGLVVKPGIAKIADLKGKTVAASAPGTAPYFGLAWMLKKNGVSVKDVKVVNLEPQAAANAFIAGTGDLDGGMTYEPYLSGVRAKPEAGKIIATTLDYPMVMDTFGCTPKFLAENPKAAKALADSYFEALAMIKADPKKSFEIMGADVKQSGEAFEKSQAFLRWQDREANKKFFAGEHAHFSKEAAELLLEVGIIKAIPDLSKLADTRFIQ, from the coding sequence ATGAAGCAGATCCTGTCAGCACTCGTCCTGGCCATCACGGCCCTGTCCACCCAGGCCCAGGAGGCCAAGGTCGGCATCGGCATCTCGGGCTGGACCGGTTTCGCGCCCCTGACCCTGGCCAAGGAAGCGGGCCTCTTCAAGAAGAACGGCCTGGACGTGACGATCAAGAAGATCCCGCAGAAAGACCGCCACCTGGCCATCGCCTCGGGCGATGTGCAGTGCGCCGCCACCACGGTGGAGACCTGGATCGTCTGGAACGCCAATGGCGTGGCCACCACCCAGATCTTCCAGCTGGACAAGAGCTTTGGTGCCGACGGCCTGGTGGTCAAGCCCGGCATCGCCAAGATCGCCGACCTCAAGGGCAAGACCGTGGCCGCCAGCGCCCCCGGCACCGCGCCCTATTTCGGCCTGGCCTGGATGCTGAAGAAGAACGGCGTCTCGGTGAAGGACGTGAAGGTGGTGAACCTGGAGCCCCAGGCCGCGGCCAATGCCTTCATCGCCGGCACCGGCGATCTGGACGGCGGCATGACCTACGAGCCCTACCTCTCGGGCGTGCGCGCCAAGCCCGAGGCCGGCAAGATCATCGCCACCACCCTGGACTACCCCATGGTGATGGACACCTTCGGCTGCACGCCCAAATTCCTGGCCGAAAACCCCAAGGCCGCCAAGGCCCTGGCCGACAGCTATTTCGAGGCCCTGGCCATGATCAAGGCCGATCCCAAGAAGAGCTTCGAGATCATGGGCGCCGATGTGAAGCAGAGCGGCGAGGCCTTCGAGAAGAGCCAGGCCTTCCTGCGCTGGCAGGACCGCGAGGCCAACAAGAAGTTCTTTGCCGGCGAGCATGCCCATTTCAGCAAGGAGGCCGCCGAGCTGCTGCTGGAGGTGGGCATCATCAAGGCCATCCCCGATCTCTCCAAGCTCGCCGACACCCGCTTCATCCAGTAA
- a CDS encoding ABC transporter permease: MRPLTPVTPRARVALGLSFFIVFTALWAAVTFGGLVSKTFLADPLTMLKSGWTLLAEMGFAKDIGMTVWRVLGGFLIAAALALPLGVLMGTYKPVEAFFEPFVSFARYLPASAFIPLLILWAGIGEAQKLAVIFIGSFFQLTLMIAVAVGNTRRDLVEAAYTLGVSDRTLISRVLLPGAAPEIAEILRMVLGWAWTYVIVAELIGASSGIGHMITDSQALLATDQIIFGIIVIGLIGLVSDFAFKALNRSLFPWAQLGR, from the coding sequence ATGCGTCCCCTGACCCCGGTGACGCCCCGGGCCCGCGTGGCCCTGGGCCTGTCCTTCTTCATCGTCTTCACCGCGCTCTGGGCCGCCGTTACCTTCGGCGGCCTGGTCAGCAAGACCTTTCTGGCCGACCCGCTCACCATGCTGAAGTCCGGCTGGACCCTGCTGGCCGAGATGGGCTTTGCCAAGGACATCGGCATGACCGTGTGGCGGGTGCTGGGCGGCTTCCTGATTGCCGCCGCCCTGGCCCTGCCCCTGGGCGTGCTGATGGGCACCTACAAGCCCGTCGAGGCCTTCTTCGAGCCCTTCGTCTCCTTCGCGCGCTACCTGCCGGCCTCGGCCTTCATCCCCCTGCTCATCCTCTGGGCCGGCATCGGCGAGGCGCAGAAGCTGGCCGTGATCTTCATCGGCAGCTTCTTCCAGCTGACCCTGATGATCGCGGTGGCCGTGGGCAATACCCGGCGCGATCTGGTGGAGGCGGCCTACACCCTGGGCGTCTCGGACCGCACGCTGATCAGCCGCGTGCTGCTGCCCGGGGCCGCGCCCGAGATCGCCGAGATCCTGCGCATGGTGCTGGGCTGGGCCTGGACCTATGTGATCGTGGCCGAGCTGATCGGTGCCTCCAGCGGCATCGGCCACATGATCACCGACAGCCAGGCCCTGCTGGCCACCGACCAGATCATCTTCGGCATCATCGTGATCGGCCTGATCGGCCTGGTCAGCGACTTCGCCTTCAAGGCACTGAACCGCTCGCTCTTTCCCTGGGCACAGCTCGGCCGATGA
- a CDS encoding ABC transporter ATP-binding protein — translation MTSTSSILSIRGVSRTFGSPGGPQTVALQATDLDVAENEFFTMLGPSGCGKTTLLRMLAGLDVPSSGEVLLDGRKVRGPGADRGMVFQSYTLFPWLTVQENVAFGLRERGLPKAQQQEIAQDFLAKVGLAKFAAHYPKQLSGGMQQRTALARALANGPRMLLMDEPFGALDHQTRELMQELLLGIWEREKKTVLFVTHDIDEAIFMGSRVVVMSARPGRIKSDLPSPFEHPRHYSVKTTAEFAALKRELTEQLRSEVQAAALS, via the coding sequence ATGACTAGCACTTCTTCCATCCTTTCGATCCGCGGCGTCTCCCGCACCTTCGGCAGCCCGGGCGGCCCGCAGACCGTGGCCCTGCAGGCCACCGATCTGGACGTGGCCGAGAACGAGTTCTTCACGATGCTCGGCCCCTCGGGCTGCGGCAAGACCACGCTGTTGCGCATGCTCGCCGGCCTGGACGTGCCCAGCAGCGGCGAGGTGCTGCTGGACGGCCGCAAGGTCCGGGGCCCCGGGGCCGACCGCGGCATGGTGTTCCAGAGCTACACCCTCTTCCCCTGGCTCACGGTGCAGGAGAACGTGGCCTTCGGCCTGCGCGAGCGCGGACTCCCCAAGGCGCAGCAGCAGGAGATCGCCCAGGACTTCCTCGCCAAGGTGGGCCTGGCCAAGTTTGCCGCTCACTATCCCAAGCAGCTCAGCGGCGGCATGCAGCAGCGCACCGCCCTGGCGCGCGCCCTGGCCAACGGCCCGCGCATGCTGCTGATGGATGAGCCCTTCGGCGCCCTGGACCACCAGACCCGCGAGCTGATGCAGGAGCTGCTGCTGGGCATCTGGGAGCGCGAGAAAAAGACCGTGCTCTTTGTCACGCATGACATCGACGAGGCCATCTTCATGGGCTCGCGCGTGGTGGTGATGAGCGCCCGGCCCGGCCGCATCAAGAGCGATCTGCCCTCGCCCTTCGAGCACCCGCGCCACTACTCGGTCAAGACCACGGCCGAATTCGCCGCACTCAAACGCGAACTGACGGAACAATTGCGCAGCGAAGTGCAGGCCGCGGCGCTCAGCTGA